A window of the Fuscovulum sp. genome harbors these coding sequences:
- a CDS encoding LysR family transcriptional regulator, giving the protein MAFTLRQLQFFVAAAEAGSVSGAARALSISQSSVTEAVRALEDDLGVALFDRQARGLLITHKGSAFLRHARQILADVATARTAFRDEAETATGRLSLGVTSLVAGYVLSDILSRFRRAFPQVDLNVIEDNGDYLQHLLIGGELDVAVLLTSSVKDRMALHVETLLVSPYRLWLPLGHPLAQQEAIALEELAGQPMIQLMVDEIEESTRRLTAALPVKPEVAFRTRSVEAVRSLVATGAGLAILPSLVYRPWSLEGDRIEIRDVSGDLPTVQVGLAWRRGAPLSPPALNFIRSAQSNVPNR; this is encoded by the coding sequence ATGGCCTTCACGCTCCGCCAGCTTCAGTTCTTCGTCGCCGCCGCCGAGGCGGGCAGTGTATCGGGTGCGGCCCGCGCGCTTTCCATCTCGCAATCCTCGGTGACCGAGGCTGTCCGTGCGCTGGAAGATGATCTGGGCGTCGCCCTGTTTGATCGGCAGGCGCGGGGTTTGCTTATCACGCACAAGGGCAGCGCCTTCTTGCGCCATGCGCGCCAGATCCTGGCCGATGTCGCCACCGCCCGCACGGCGTTTCGCGATGAGGCCGAAACCGCAACGGGGCGGTTGTCCCTAGGCGTCACATCGCTGGTGGCGGGATATGTGCTGTCCGACATCCTTTCCCGCTTTCGCCGCGCCTTTCCACAGGTCGATCTTAACGTGATCGAGGATAACGGCGACTACCTGCAACATCTGTTGATCGGGGGGGAACTGGACGTCGCTGTTCTGCTGACATCATCCGTCAAGGACCGGATGGCGCTGCATGTCGAAACACTGCTGGTGTCGCCCTATCGGCTCTGGCTGCCGCTCGGCCACCCGCTGGCGCAGCAAGAGGCGATCGCGCTGGAGGAGTTGGCCGGCCAGCCGATGATCCAGCTTATGGTGGACGAGATCGAGGAAAGCACCCGCCGCCTGACCGCCGCCCTGCCGGTGAAGCCCGAGGTTGCCTTCCGCACCCGATCAGTCGAAGCGGTCCGCTCCCTTGTCGCCACCGGGGCGGGGCTCGCGATCCTGCCCAGCCTTGTCTACCGGCCATGGTCACTGGAAGGCGACCGGATCGAGATTCGCGATGTGTCGGGCGACCTGCCCACCGTGCAAGTGGGCCTTGCCTGGCGGCGCGGTGCCCCGCTCAGCCCGCCCGCGCTGAACTTCATCCGCTCGGCGCAAAGCAACGTGCCGAACCGATAG
- a CDS encoding HPP family protein translates to MMPGTRLKFLRPFGPAMTAPRWGDALRAGGGAAVGLLICEAILHLAAPGMATGQFLLIAPFGATAFLIFVVPNSPLAQPWSAVVGNGVAALSALAVLTITDDPVIAAPLATLLAILAMAAMRAFHPPAGAVALATVLASRAPDFPGSVFALSPVLAGTVALVAAGILWNRATGRVYPFRQPPAPDHKPGPAPRDLAALLDRLRLAPNIGVGDLARLLADSDAATRHLGDLTAKDIMSRHLVTARADTAFSELGHLFRQHRFKTLPLTDAAGRYLGLVDQSALLGLIDPALTAADLATAAPSLPPDATVAEVLDHLAEGHPQAVPITEDGRLIGLVTRSDLIALLAARLRDG, encoded by the coding sequence ATGATGCCCGGTACCCGCCTGAAATTTCTGCGCCCCTTCGGCCCCGCCATGACGGCCCCGCGCTGGGGTGATGCCCTGCGCGCGGGCGGTGGGGCGGCGGTTGGCCTGCTGATATGCGAGGCGATCCTTCACCTTGCCGCACCCGGCATGGCGACGGGCCAATTCCTTCTGATCGCCCCTTTTGGCGCCACGGCCTTCCTGATCTTTGTCGTTCCCAACAGCCCGCTGGCACAGCCTTGGTCTGCGGTCGTCGGCAATGGCGTGGCGGCACTGTCGGCCCTTGCGGTGCTGACGATAACCGATGATCCGGTCATTGCTGCCCCGCTTGCCACCCTCCTCGCCATTCTGGCTATGGCGGCGATGCGCGCCTTTCATCCCCCGGCGGGTGCGGTTGCGCTTGCCACGGTGCTGGCGTCACGCGCGCCGGATTTTCCGGGGTCTGTCTTTGCCCTTTCTCCTGTTCTTGCAGGCACCGTCGCGCTGGTCGCGGCTGGCATCCTGTGGAACCGCGCCACCGGGCGCGTCTATCCCTTTCGCCAACCTCCTGCGCCCGATCACAAACCCGGCCCCGCTCCACGGGATCTGGCGGCGCTGTTGGACAGGCTGCGCCTGGCCCCGAATATCGGCGTGGGCGATCTGGCCCGCCTCCTTGCGGATTCCGACGCCGCCACCCGCCATCTGGGCGACTTGACCGCCAAAGACATCATGTCGCGCCACCTTGTCACGGCGCGCGCAGATACGGCGTTTTCCGAACTGGGCCATCTGTTCCGCCAGCACCGGTTCAAGACGCTGCCGCTGACCGATGCCGCAGGCCGCTATCTGGGGCTGGTGGATCAATCCGCCCTCCTCGGGTTGATCGATCCGGCATTGACTGCGGCCGATCTTGCGACAGCGGCTCCCTCGTTGCCCCCCGATGCCACGGTGGCCGAGGTTTTGGATCATCTGGCAGAGGGGCATCCGCAAGCTGTTCCCATCACGGAAGACGGTCGCCTGATCGGGCTGGTGACTCGGTCTGATCTGATTGCCCTTCTCGCCGCCCGTCTGCGCGATGGCTAG
- a CDS encoding GAF domain-containing protein, whose product MSAAFLALEQDCTALGTRLFTITTHDLAQGLFRRVHTSHPVEYPAHGTKPLERDGWYDLCITRAQPFVANTPAEFATVFFDHALITSMGLGSAANLPVIAEDGSVPGTVNLLAETGHFTPAHLAAYTALVARHHPALLSDPAFFSVQTSHGG is encoded by the coding sequence ATGTCAGCTGCCTTTCTCGCCCTTGAACAGGATTGCACCGCGCTGGGCACGCGGCTGTTCACGATCACGACCCATGATCTGGCGCAGGGCCTGTTTCGCCGCGTGCATACCTCACATCCGGTGGAATACCCGGCCCATGGCACGAAACCGCTGGAACGGGATGGGTGGTACGACCTCTGCATCACCCGGGCACAGCCCTTTGTCGCCAATACCCCCGCCGAATTCGCCACGGTCTTTTTCGACCACGCGCTGATCACCTCCATGGGTCTTGGGTCCGCCGCAAACCTGCCAGTGATTGCCGAAGACGGCAGCGTTCCCGGCACTGTCAATCTTCTGGCCGAAACCGGGCACTTCACCCCGGCGCATCTGGCCGCCTATACCGCCCTGGTCGCCCGGCACCATCCTGCCCTTCTGTCTGACCCGGCCTTCTTCTCTGTTCAAACATCACACGGGGGTTAG
- a CDS encoding ABC transporter substrate-binding protein, with the protein MTLKTLKLTATTALGLIVAVTPALAQMTEVGPGEGELSIVAWAGYVERGETDPAFDWVTKFEASSGCKVSVKTANTSDEMVALMNEGGFDLVTASGDASLRLIAGDRVQEINTALIPSWGTIDTRLQNAPWYVVDGKHYGVPYMWGPNVLMYNTEVFKEPPTSWNVVFEEQNLPDGQSNKGRVQAYDGPIHVADAAQYLMFHKPELGITSPYELNEDQYKAALDLLRGQREIVSRYWHDAFIQIDDFKNEGVVASGSWPFQVNLLKAGGAPVASTIPQEGATGWADTTMLHVDSEHPNCAYMWFEHQLSSNLQSDLSVWFGANPSVPAACTDGRGMQTAEGCTANGLDDFDKIRFWTTPVADCSQGEDTCVPYYRWVSDYIGVIGGR; encoded by the coding sequence ATGACACTCAAGACACTGAAACTGACCGCCACCACGGCGCTTGGCCTGATCGTCGCCGTCACCCCCGCCTTGGCCCAGATGACCGAGGTTGGCCCGGGGGAAGGCGAACTCTCCATCGTTGCCTGGGCAGGCTATGTGGAACGCGGCGAAACCGATCCGGCCTTTGACTGGGTAACGAAGTTCGAGGCATCCAGCGGCTGCAAGGTCAGCGTCAAAACCGCCAACACCTCGGATGAGATGGTCGCCCTTATGAACGAAGGCGGCTTTGACCTTGTTACTGCATCGGGTGACGCTTCGCTTCGCCTGATCGCGGGCGACCGCGTGCAGGAGATCAACACTGCGCTGATCCCGTCCTGGGGCACCATCGACACGCGTCTTCAGAACGCACCTTGGTATGTCGTGGACGGCAAGCATTATGGCGTCCCCTACATGTGGGGGCCGAACGTGTTGATGTACAATACCGAGGTGTTCAAGGAACCGCCGACCTCGTGGAACGTCGTGTTCGAAGAACAAAACCTGCCCGATGGCCAATCCAACAAGGGCAGGGTGCAGGCCTATGACGGCCCGATCCACGTGGCCGACGCCGCGCAGTACCTGATGTTCCACAAGCCGGAACTGGGCATCACCTCGCCCTATGAACTGAACGAAGATCAGTACAAGGCCGCGCTTGACCTGCTGCGTGGGCAGCGCGAAATCGTCAGCCGCTATTGGCATGACGCCTTTATCCAGATCGACGATTTCAAGAATGAGGGCGTTGTCGCCTCGGGTTCGTGGCCGTTCCAGGTGAACCTGCTCAAGGCCGGGGGGGCGCCTGTCGCCTCGACCATCCCGCAGGAAGGTGCGACGGGCTGGGCCGATACAACCATGCTGCACGTCGACAGCGAACATCCGAATTGCGCCTATATGTGGTTCGAACATCAGCTGTCGTCGAACCTGCAATCCGACCTGTCGGTCTGGTTCGGGGCGAACCCGTCGGTTCCCGCCGCCTGCACCGATGGCCGCGGGATGCAGACAGCGGAAGGCTGCACCGCCAACGGTCTGGATGATTTCGACAAGATCCGCTTCTGGACCACCCCGGTTGCTGACTGTTCGCAGGGCGAAGATACCTGCGTGCCCTATTACCGCTGGGTCTCTGACTATATCGGCGTGATCGGCGGCCGCTGA